The following nucleotide sequence is from Malania oleifera isolate guangnan ecotype guangnan chromosome 4, ASM2987363v1, whole genome shotgun sequence.
cagctggatttctgcggaagatatgaagtcattcgtggacaaagttaaAGTGTACCTAGCGCCAAAGTCTACAAGAACGTCAACCGCAtaaatgggggagaatgtcatgagTTAAGCTTGCTCAGgccattatgcttgcctgtgaccgcttgtttCGTGttcttgggatgggtttccattatataaatactagtgtagggttattttctactagtaatgtctttgtatgccaaataaggtagtatgactcctcagtcactttgatgtttcctagtgttagagTGGGAATGACCTAGAAAGCTCATTAAGGGAGGGTCAGTGTTCATctgtcattgtaaaactcactaacttttgtcaacgtgtttagcttaCTTGTCTCCCTCACTAAACACATATTGTCAGCGGAGgtattgttaatgaattgcgtagattcaatgtttactgcttgcttaccaCTACTTTCATGTatgcttactgtttccgctgccatttgattgaatgctaatgaaagtgtttcgtggatgaatgttggtaaacaataggccggttagttaaacaagagtgttttagctagcgtcgcacggccctttcacaacggtgtgaaaatagtaggACCGTGACACCCCGTATTGGTTGGTATCATAAGATGTAGGCAATATGTGATTCTATCATTGAAACAAAATGAACCATATGATACATATCCATTGTGcattttaagaaaatgaaaaCCTTTACAGACTTTATTCATTGGATTTTGATATCTTTCAATGGCCGGCTTGTCCTTGATTTGTTCCCCAATATAAGATAATGCAAATTCCACAAGGGGCAAAATCAATGTTAAAGAAAGGCATTGGTCTCCATGAGAAACAAATATATCAAAACATGAGGGAGTACATAATCTACAGAAAGACTGGAATTTtattattaaggaaaaaaaatctcCTAAAACAATTGGAGAAGTACAACAAAGCTTACTCCAAGTGTAATGCTTAAAATAATGCAAGCTGGGTATTATTAGACAGTAGGGTACTGCTGGGTCTGATGATTTTGAATATCGTTGTGGCGGCGTGCCTCTCAGCCTACCCCATAGCAAGAGTAATTGAGGAGAAAACACAAACAAAGGGAttcgagaaaaaaaaaaaaaaaaggacaagaaaaaggaaaaggagaaCGAAcgcaaattcaagtgctatgaacgTATTCGAACTCGTCCTCTTTGAGATGGGCAAAGAACTTCACAGGGCCACGACCTTCAATCTCGGTGACGAACTCAACCTTGAAAGGAAGATTGGCTGAAATGCGCTTTCCCTTCCAAAGGCCAACGTATTGCTTGACTTTGCCTTCCATGCCAGCGAGATCGACCTCGGGGACTCTGGGAACGTGGAAAACCTTCAGAGGGACCTTAACCCTAACCCGCGCTCCGACCTTCCCCACCCCAGCCGTCGCGGTGCTCAAATCCTCGTCTTCCACCGATACGGACGCTGAAATCGACGCCGAGTCATCCACGGATGTTGCGGAATCAGACCTCAACGCGGCTTCGCACTGTATCGTCCTTCTTCTGCGGCGGCCAGCCACGGTATTCGACTTGCGAGCGGCAGCGGTGGGGATGGTGGTTCTTCCATCGGCGAGAGAAAACGCGGACAAAGCAGCAGGTTTCAGCGGGAGGACACCGACGACGTCGTTTCGGCCGTTTAATGGTGAAGTGGACGAACAGACCAATGGCCTGGGCGGGCCGAGTGCCAAAGCAAGAGGCGATGAAGtcatttcttctctctctctctctctcggttcCGTGCATTCCACACGGCAACAAGAGTCGAGCAAACACCATATGTTTCTAAGAGATTTTCTGGCGTACGAGCGCTCCTACCAGAGACAGGCCGCTGCTCCTCCCGGATTGGGACACGTAATCGGAAGACGAGAGTGAAAGTGAGGGGGGAGTGGATGAGGAATGAGAGGTGGAGGAAGCTGTTAGTAAATCCGCGTGGATAACAACGGAGCGCCTTTTCACTACACTGTTGCTTCGGAGCCTCGGGCTGGGCTTCGGGTGGGAACTTTGAACGGGCCCACCCACTCAGCCCTAAACTCATAAGAGTTTTTTTTctgatttcaattttattttcattaaaattatttcacaaaatgaaactctattttcaaaattgatatgcccaaaaaaatttattagaTAGTCTaatgttttttaaataaaagacacTGACCATCCAAAAGACGTTACGCCTAAGCAGTATTTTactataaaattttataaggaagtaGTTTGTATATTTGAATTCTTGATGCATGTTTTGCGCCGACTTTACTATCATGTTTTTCTACGTATGCAAGATTTATTCcaattcaataaaaaaaatgagtttttatttttcaattgggggGTGATTGTCGAATTGACCCTAATGAGTTGCATGCTATTATATGCTAAGAAAAGAGTCATATTTGTATATCTTACCAAACTGATGGTCTTCAGAAGGGCATGTTTGATGAGTTTGGTCTCTCTGTCTCTTAGGTACATCTTATAACTTTCAGTACGCTCATAAATATTGCATGCTAACATAATATCTATAGAACTTTTTAACGGCGTTTAGTAGTTGAAAACAATATACATTTTTTAAAAGACAAAAACCGTAGTTTTTTTAAACACTCTCTTGTATCATAGTGATTTAGTTAGATTCTCTAAATTGTAAATGACTAGATACGACATGACATACTCATTTCTACGTTCAAAATGAATATTACGTTTAACAGTAATGCAAATTAAAGTAAAATTTGCACATTCATAATTTCACAATGTGAAACAGCATTTGGTTAGGTTGGATTAAAGGACATTTGTTCTTCAATTTACTTGTTTTTAACtcgaaaattaaaaaaaaaaatttcttagtgCATACGTACTTACGACTATGAAAAATTAGTTGTACAAACTTATGAACTCAAACCAAACAACCACCCCCAACCACAAAGAAACTTGACTGAGCAAaacacaatttaaaaaataaaaaataacccaaATGGGCCAAACATAACAAAACAAACTATTGCTCGTAGGCACTAAGAtgtggaaaaaagaaaaaaaaaaaaacccaacatGCATAGTTTTTTTATTGCACCTATTGGAAACAAACAACTTTTATCGGCAAACAGTCACAAttttttcacaactttcatacacaactTTATACATTTATACTACATCAAACTTGTATACAAATTTCGGTagagtctcctcttaaaatcgagtatacccatcCATGCTTGCACTTGTTCAAAGAAAAAGACTTTCATGGGCAAATAGTCACAGTTTTTTGACAACTTTCGTGCACAAATTTATACATTTATACTATATTGAACTTATGTAAAAAATTCAGGAAAGTCTCCTCTTAAAATTGAGTATACCCATCCATGCTTGcacctattaaaaaaaaaacaagtttcaTGGGAAAACAGTTATAGTTTTTCCATAACATTCATACACAACTTTATACATTCATACTATGCCAGCAGTATTTCCCAATTACATTTACATATAAGTgaacaacaaataaatatgacCTAATTATATAGAAATAATGCAATGAGACATGAAATATAATCCATAAGAATGAAACTAATGTACAACCAATATacaaataagtacatatacaatAATGTTGCTGCTCAAGATCCACCTGCAGGTGGTCTCCTTTGTCGAGCAAGTTGTTGTCTATGCCCGCCCTCTCCTCGCTGGTTATCCCCATCGGGTCTCTTGCCCCATTGTCATCTTGTACCTCTACCATATTTGCCCTGAGGTATTACATCATCATCCATATGAAGCAAATGGGGAGATGAGTGATGTAATGATGTAGGGCGGGAACAAGGTGGAATGATGGTGCATCCACATCCTCAGCATCTATACTCGCGTCAAACATAAATAGCGTGGATGTGGTGGTAGGAGAGTTGTAAGTGGTACTCGAATATGGTACGCCATGTGAAGGACGAGAGGATGAAGGTACATCTCCAGGATATGGTCTACTACTAGATGGCTCAGCTATGTTGGATCTCGTCAAACAGGTATATGGTGTTGAAGGGTCAAAGACGTCCTAACTCTCTACCAATAGTGGATATTCAAAAGTCTCATTGGAACGGCTCCGTGAACCACTATCCGCATGCCAAGGAAGTACTTTGCATACTAGAACTGCTCGACCTCCAACTAGGCATCGTGTAGGGGGGAAGGTCCAGGCACATGTACCTATCGTCCAGGCTCGTGGACAATCAACAATCCATCCCTCACCAATCCTTGAACAGATGGATCCGGAGAGACCAGCTTAACCTCATACAATATGTTTGTGACGACcaacttaatttccacatttttttttaataaaatcaatatcacaaattccagctcagcagatcataatccacctggacccgtgggtaccagggataaatcagaacacgacacggaaacctaagcaacaggaaacatataatcacaatattgtaaatacaaaacatccatcacattactacaaataccagagtcactataccactgtatttcagtaCATACACATCTCAAACAAAATCTAAGGACATTTCCCCCAAAAATCctactgtccctactaaaacttacccttcaaaaagggcagacaacagctcTAAATCAGCGgagcttttcccactctcctatctggggctcttgaaaagtttataaaattttggggtgatataattctcagtaaaggaaataaactaataccagtgtgtgacaacatgagtatttcgtgttctacatataccatacataatatattcagtaactgttttgttcaatctaggaaaacatatatatatatatatatatatatatatatatcaaatcatgacagaacatattgcattttcataaacaaatctcatctcatataataataataacataaaaatattcctagtaggttagttggttgttgtcatgtattacccccacatgactgggttgtgtggcccgaaggtgggacctgacaatggttggtcgaccactgtcaagtcaaaagtacagtctgtaagtctgatgggtctgccagacctggtccgtacaccaggggcgatcacacacttcttaaaaaccacaacgactatccaatctcacaccactccgtatagcaacgttaacacaaatatcatgatcacgaagaccatgggcacatagcaacggtaccgtgcaagtactagcctagaccaagccaaccaagttctgataccatataacatatattgaaactgtgatacatggatatttcatatcattaattttcatatcaatcatatcattttgcatatatacgtatatcatgaaaatcatcggcccgtacgccggtattacatattttatcatacctcggcccgtacgccggcaaatcataggacagcctatacgctggcaaatcacatcatagcatggcccatacgccggcaaacatatcatagcatagcccgtatcCTGGcgaatcacatcatagcacagcccgtacgctggcaaatcacatcataacacaacccgtacgctggcaaatcacatcatagcacggcccgtacgccggcaaacatatataaaaatctcggcccgtacgttgattttcccattataaaaatccgtatcataatcccattccagaaaatagtatttcataacattttatactcatgccacactaaacagattttcctcatatttaacataccatcattttaaccatattttcccaaatataaatcatatataaatatattcatttccctgaaatcaagttctataataatatacatacatttttcataaaatactaacttagtttatccccttacttggctactgagaaagcccccaaaatattctagtctaacaccCAAAGGATTTCCTAACaaataccctgaaaataaaaactttcAATATTAAACTTCGGTATTTCcgtgtgtatatcatttcctataactattgcaagaccaaatttggcttaaaaatccttacctcaactcagggatgatttccaacttgctttcatcaacgatccgctccggcagatttgaagagaacttccgcaagagcgtcgtggtggcttcaaactgtcgatccggcgtaaatttagcccgaaatcgaagaaagagagagagagagagagagagagagagaggagagttagGTTCATTAGTAAGTTAAAAATCCGGATAttgatatttatagaatagggaattcgttgacgagccacgtcattcgtggacgaatcctttaataattttgtcgaccaaattcagtcctcgtcgacgaaattcagtcggctcaaacctctctctgtatttcctcgtcaacgaatcccctgtatttgtcgacgaattctcttataccctcgcctacgaatcccctgtattcgtcgacgaattctctgaTGATTCCCTCagttattcctttcaaagtgcaaTATCGTCAACGAACGTgaggcattcatcgacgaagtcgacctCCTTCTCCTGTTactattttccatttttcttcctctttattatttaaatcctattattattcgggtcattacaatgtTAGCCTAcagtatagaaaaaaaaattagttagtACATTCACatcataaaattataaaatagaacTAGAGCATGTGTGTTGTTGTTTACTTATAAGGCTCAATATATATAGTTGTTGTTTAGTCCATAAAGCATCATGTGATGAACCTATACCATCTGAAGTATGGATCCTCTAGATGCGAAGGATCGTCCTCCATTTCTCCATTGATGATATGCTCTCTCTGCTCCTCTTATGAGTCCACATAGATCCTGTGGAAATTCTGCCAATCGGTCATGCCTCGACTGCAATCGTCAATGTGATGGAGGTCATACCCATGAAGTTGCACCCTTGACGTGGAAAAGGGGTCGAGAATGCTCTATTGATAGCCAAATTGGTGCAATACTCGGTCATAAAGATaccactcgacaatatgaaaacagATGAGTGGCACTTGAGCTATTCACAAATCACTCCCAACCAAAGAATCGACAAGTAAGTTCTGTATAATATCATCACTATACGACGTCTAAATAAACTGCACATAGATGAAAGAGATAAGCggactgtaatgccccgacccttaATATGACCCCAAAATgctactatacatatataatctgtacaaatcctgataacatacatatttacccgccctaaatagggacatacgggtatttcATAATGATATGATCTCtcatatattttggaaaacataaacattcatatggattctattAGATGTACTAGAGTATCTAAAtgttccttacatacattcatccgtacataaaacataaattgtattacattcccaaaaagccAATTAGGCTGGCAACCCAGTACTCATACAAAAACTTACGCTAACTAACAGGACCCTACGCTCCACAGCCTCTCTCGACGACTAGGGCCGATTTCCTGTAActcctgaaaacaaaggttgtaagattgaggTGAAACACTTCTTAATAAGGAgcaagatattacatcagtgtgtgactgtatAGTTATATTCTTGTTTAAAACCTATTACAaagattgcacattctcaatactgtaatgtatatatatagtacatatataaatccCTGATAATATAAACccaacatcattacaagtgagagtttttGGGGTTAGGGCAGGGTAcgggcccatacactgtacgatccctccacCCGGTACTCAGACCTGTGACTTTGCCTAGTAAAGcatttaaatcatatatatgcatattttgaaCACCGTCCAActcgaaactatcataactatacCAGTAACTCCTCGTGGCAAGGGTTGTGTGCTAAGAGAACACTGATTGAGCCCTGTACATAcaggcatcataacatactgcagtccaacttggccatcaccaccctgatcccttttgaccagtggcccttcttactaagcctactactaggtacccacactgaaGAATAATTACGTGTAGTTGCACTGTACCTCTGTTTTGGCAACGGTaccgagcctacataatataagctttttaaggcttcatatactattaagacaagttgcggtcccaatatcatatatacaatttccATTAAAACATCATTAACCTGTACAAttcaagtattttcacaatctcattcagacatactttcattcatattgtggtaaaaaaaaaaaaaataggctcgtaacctctcggttttacccttttctcatattTGGCTCGGTATCTAATCGGCACCTGTTTTCTATAATTTCTAATAAccacttggaaccttagtccccatagttcatatacatgcaTCTCAAATTAGTAtatattcaattcatatcatgtcacacttatttgatcatatatatacatttcatataactaGTTCGTAACATATCATTTCTGCTactattaagagtttcaagcatctcctactttagttttagtgcaaataaagtagtttaagaaatttggagatcatatgccaaaaaccccattttttaccaaaatcgtTAAATGGTGAAAACCGTAAGAATCAACATTTTCACccagtaaaactttgcaaataagtagtcaataaGTGCATATAAACATAGGCTACATATTTTgtggtttctttttctaaaaatactgatttaaacaaatccccttaccttttaaTGTAAAAACCGAAACACAAACGGATcagtccaaaacaacgacccaggatcctcgaaacctaaaaatcgaagaacaatacttcactataatcacGACTACTACATATATAGCCTGAGTGTTCTGACTGTTAGTTTTGATCTGAATCTGCATAAATTATTGAAGTGTATTAGCCATCTGTACCATGCGATCATCAAAAGACTTCTTCGGTGGAGTGGGTGCATTGGATTGGAATCTTGAGGGTGAATAGTGCTAAGGAATCTGATGTGGCTGATATTGATGCCGAGGAGTAGCCTGAGGATATGTTGGCTGAGAAGGTGGTGCATAGGATTAAGGAGGTTGTTGAGAATGAGAAGAAGATTGACCAGCCTAATTATTCCTCCATGAAAAATTTATATGACTCCTCCATCCCAGATTATAAGTGTTAGAGAAAGGCTGATTTGGTGCTCTGTTAACCCAATTCGCTGATTGCATCTGATTAGACCCACTCTCTTGTAATACTGGCATAATCAGACAATCTGAGTCttattgtaacgacctaaaatttcttctatattattttttttccacataataattaacataataactctgataccataatatacAAACAAAGTCAAAGTCCACCCAGACCCATAGGTGTCGGGGATATACCTGTCTATACATACATGTTGTCTATGCAGCGGAAACTATAATTTACACAaccataaatatatacaatactagagttctactaagtccataaatacGTATATAGTCATCCCCAAAAACAACCCtaatatcctagggtcataaccctaTAAATCCATCCTAAACACAAACCCATTAACTTATCCTTTAGACAAGGTTGTATAAAACAACCttctctatctcggagctcggtccgctcttctatctgggtttcttgaaatgtttgtaatgttgggatgaaacacctctcagtaagggatataaactaatatcagtgtgtggcaacgtgagtatcattgtaatatatatatatagaacatgGTATACTATATCTGTTAAATAAGGAAAACATGTACATAATTCAACTGCATTTGATAAATTTGATAAAACCATTATGTAAAGATCTTAATAAATCATATACAAACTGTGacatactaaatttatgtatacataaaaagcatctgctatatctgtataatactgaagtCACACCTTGAAtggataactagctgatgtcatgtattatccccacatgactgggttgtgtagcccgtaggcgagacctagcaaaggctggcctaccatgctaagtcaaactgATAATTCTATAAGTACAATTGGCTTGCCCAACCTGGTCCGAACTACTAGGGGGCAACTACTCCCACGCTGATTCACAATCGACTATCCaaactcccacactctatctaaaaAGTGTGGTAGCGCTGCCTGAACTGataacaacggtaccatgctctgaatctaaactaagtcatcagagttctgctatcatataatacatttctcatAATATAATTATGTTcttaaataacattttcatatttctaaaataaaatttagcttttacatatttctgaataaaagttgttatttcatattttctaaataaacTGATCACAGCATTTGTGCCGGCTAAATATCTCGGCATCTCCCAGCTGAATAatatggcatctgcgccgactGAAAGTTACGGCATCTACACCAACTGAATTTCATAATATACGTGAAAATACAAACATACTCATATAAACATCATATCATAATCatacaaacacaatttcaaaacaCATCACATCATAATATAATACTTTTTGCTCATACACATCGTATCATAATATAATACTTTGCTTAtatacacatactcccccttttgacatcaacaaaaaggagtAATACAATCATAGGCGGAGCAAGTGTATCACACAAACATAAAAAGATACAAAAACAAACACCCTAGAAAAGCTCAATCAAGCATCAGATGTTGTATCACTATCTTTAGCAACTGCTTTTCCTTTAGATTCTTTTTCTTgagatccttcttcttcttcttctcctttagcagagccttcatctgatttttcttgtgaggcttcatcattttcttcactctATTTATCTGAATCAGTACCACTAGCAGGTgctgaactaatatccataggtgCTGCACTAGTGACATTTTGCTATAGTTTTTCAAGACGTTGATCCAATGAAGAGTACTTAGCATCCATATTTGAGATTTTGTCTTAAAGTGAAGTGAGGCCAGCCCTCATACCAGAACTATAACTGGAATAATGCTGATAGAAGGCAAGGAACCATGCAGGCATattagcttcttcaggagctggattagGTTCTTCTAGCTCCGGTTGTTCAGGCCAATTTCCTCTATACAACCATCCCTGAGTGTATTTCTTGTAACCCATCCTTTTTATAGTGGAGGAGGAAAATAGATGATAATAGGTTCATTTCACTATCTTGGAAGATGAAGTGAGGATTTGGAAGTGAGCAAAGACTAAAGAGAGTGTGCCACCATATTGAAGTCCAATTTTTGGAGATTCTATCTTCATGACCATCCACTTGAGTATGAGGCTCGCTAAATCTAGTTTCTTGCCTTTGAGTACGCACCACATgataaaacaatctaagaaggaaatgTGATCATAGGATCTTGCTCTAGGAAGAATATTGTAAGCAACAATTTTGTGAAGGATTTGAGCTTGTAAGGAGAGCTACTTATACAGTGGAGGATTCCCAAAATAAATAGGtggatcattcatcacaagagacAAAAATTTATGTGGATTAAATCCTTActccattgtccattgtttttcaatggGATTACACTCAAAATCATCACTTTTTATGCGGAGGATTTTTCCTAGAAATTGTGGAGTACGGGTGATTTTTTGGCCAAAGAGTTCAGTGGAAAAACCAATATCCTTCTTCACCAAGTTGGAATAAAAAATTTTGCCCAAATCGGG
It contains:
- the LOC131152604 gene encoding ferredoxin-thioredoxin reductase subunit A2, chloroplastic-like — its product is MTSSPLALALGPPRPLVCSSTSPLNGRNDVVGVLPLKPAALSAFSLADGRTTIPTAAARKSNTVAGRRRRRTIQCEAALRSDSATSVDDSASISASVSVEDEDLSTATAGVGKVGARVRVKVPLKVFHVPRVPEVDLAGMEGKVKQYVGLWKGKRISANLPFKVEFVTEIEGRGPVKFFAHLKEDEFEYVHST